The DNA window CAGCATCGTGCGGTCAATCCCCCTGCCGCCGCCCTGATAGGCCTGAGTGGAGAGATCGTGACGATCGCCGATCACCCACTGGCCGCGAGCCAGAGCAGGCTTAATCACGGTCTCCACCAGCTGGACGCGCGCCGCGTAAAACATCAGCACTTCCGCTTTATCGTTAATCACTTCATCGCCCGTGGACTGGATATCCAGCACCAGGCTACGCAGTTTTTCGGCAAGGATTGTGCCCCCCGGCTCACGGGTAAACACCATATCGTGAATACCTGCCGACTGCAGCGTCTCCACCACCAGTTGACGTGCGGTGGTCTTCCCGGCGCCCTCCAGCCCCTCGATGACGATATAGTTACTGCGCATTTTTTTCCTTAAGTACTTTCAGATAGTCCTGCACCGCGCGGTTATGGCTGACCAGGTTTGTGGTAAACGTATGGCCCCCTTTCCCGTCGGCGACAAAATAGAGGTATGGCGTTTTCGCCGGATGGGCGGCCGCCTTCAGCGACGCTTCGCCCGGCACCGCAATAGGGCCTGGCGGCAGGCCGCTGATGGTATAGGTATTGTACGCGGTCGGCGTCTCCAGATCCTTACGCGTTAACTTACCATTATACCCTTCTCCCATCCCGTAGATCACCGTTGGATCAGTCTGTAAACGCATGCCGATGCGCAGGCGGTTGATAAACACCGACGCGACGCGATCGCGCTCTTCCGCCACCGCGGTCTCTTTCTCAATAATCGAGGCCATGGTCAACAGCTGATTCTGATCGTCATAGGGCAGATTATCCATCCGTCCTTCCCAGACCTTCGCCACTTCGGTGACCATTTTCTGATGCGCGCGCTTGAGGATGGCGATGTCGCTGGTATTGGCGGTGTACATCCAGGTATCCGGCCAGAACCAACCTTCCACCCAGTCGGCGTGGTCAAGACCTAGAGCCTTAGCCACCGTCGCGTAGCTATCGTCTTCAAGCGTGTGCTTCACGTAGGGGGCATCGCGCAGCTGACGAAGGTAGTCGCTGACGCGCATGCCTTCGACAAAGCGCAGCGGAAACTGCGCCTCTTTGCCGCTGGCCAGCAGCTGCAGCATTTCGCGTACCGTCATTTGCGGCGTGAAGCGATAGGTCCCGGCCTTGAAGTGAGACAGCTCAGGCTCCATCCGCAGCAGCCACTGGAACACGCGCGGACGATTGATCACCTTCTCGCGATAGAGATCCTGCCCCAGCGCCAGCCGGCCGGTGCCGGCTTCGAGGGTAAAGATGGTCTCTTCTTTAATCAGCAGCTTGCTGTCCGCCAGCTGGCGTACCTTCCACATTCCTGCCGCCGCGGCGATGCCCAACAGCACGACCAGCAACAGGATAAAACGTAACATTTTCTTCATACTAACCAGACAGCTCACACAAAGGGGCTAAAAAATGGTAAAGCTCGCGAGAGGACCAGACGGTCTCCTCCCAGCGACGAACCGGCACCAGCGGCATAAGCGCATTGCAGATCAGCACTTCATCGGCCTCCCGCAACGTCTCGGGACGCGCTGTCACTTCGACAACGCGAAACGTCGATGGTGCCAGCTGCGCGATACAACGCTGCCGCATTATGCCGTTGACCCCGGCATAATCGAGTCGCGGAGTAAAGACATCCCGTCCCTGACGCCAGAATAAATTCGCGGCACAGCATTCCGTAAGCCACCCGTCACTGTCAAGGACCAGCGCCTCATCGGCGTCCGTCTGTTCAAGATGAGAGCGGATCAGCACCTGCTCCAGACGGTTAAGATGCTTCAGACCGGCCAGACAGGGGTTGCGCCCCAGGGTCACCGGGCTTCGGGTCAGGGTAATGCCCTCCTCCCGCCAGCGCGCGTAGTGCGCCGGAAGCGAAGAGACGCTCAGAATGCGGGTGGGCGACGCGCAGCCCGCCGTGCTGTATCCCCTCCCCCCGACGCCGCGGGTGAGGACCACCTTAAGCACACCCTGGGCGTGCGGCCGAGCCAGACGCTGCATCTCGTCGCTCAACGTCAGCCAGTCGTCAAATGGGATGCGTAATTTTTCGCAGGTCGTCTGCAAACGCTGCAGATGGGCGTCCAGTAACGCAACCTGCCCGTGCTGTATACGGGCGGTGGTAAAACAACCGTCGCCAAACTGGACGGCGCGATCGTTCGCCGCCAGCGTGTCCTGTTCAACGCCATTTATCAAGAACATAAAGGACTCCTTTTCACAGGTCGGTGAGTGTCTCAGGACACGGAGCAGAGGACAAGCGGAGAAAGCCGAATAAAAAAGGCCCGACGAACGGGCCTTTTGTTAAAGCAGTACCGGGGCAAGCCCTGTCACACTTTTTTGAAGATCAGCGAACCGTTAGTGCCGCCGAAGCCGAAGGAGTTGCACAGGGTGTACTCCATACCGGAAACCTGACGCGCTTCGTGCGGAACGAAGTCGAGGTCGCAGCCCTCATCCGGGTTGTCGAGGTTGATCGTCGGCGGAACCGCCTGATCCCGCAGCGCCAAGATAGAGTAAATCGACTCTACCGCCCCTGCCGCGCCCAGCAGATGCCCGGTCATGGATTTGGTGGAGCTCACCAGTACGCGGCTCGCCGCATCGCCGAAGACAGACTTAACCGCCTGCGCTTCCGCTTTATCGCCAGCCGGCGTCGAGGTGCCGTGGGCATTGACGTAGCCGATCTGGCCCGGTTCGATACCCGCATCGCGAATGGCATTCACCATCGCCAGCGCGGCGCCCGCGCCATCTTCCGGCGGTGACGTCATGTGGTAAGCATCGCTGCTCATGCCGAAGCCGACGATCTCGGCGTAGATTTTCGCGCCGCGTTTTTTCGCATGCTCGTACTCTTCCAGCACCACCATGCCCGCGCCGTCGCCCAGCACGAAGCCGTCGCGATCTTTATCCCACGGACGGCTTGCCGCCTGCGGGTTGTCATTGCGCGTGGAGAGCGCCCGCGCTGCGCCAAAGCCGCCCACGCCAAGCGGGGTACTGGCTTTTTCCGCACCGCCTGCCACCATCGCATCGGCATCGCCATAGGCGATGATGCGCGCAGCCTGACCGATGTTGTGCACGCCTGAAGTACAGGCGGTCGCGATGGAGATACTTGGTCCACGCAGACCAAACATGATGGTCAGATGCCCGGCCACCATGTTAACAATTGTGGAGGGAACGAAGAATGGGCTGATCTTACGCGGTCCGCCGTTGACCAGCGAACTGTGGTTTTCTTCGATCAAGCCGAGGCCGCCAATACCGGAGCCGATCGCGGCGCCAATACGGGTAGCATTCTCTTCCGTCACTTCAAGGCCAGAATCCTGCATGGCCTGAACGCCAGCGACAATTCCATATTGAATGAAGGCATCCATCTTGCGCTGCTCTTTGCGCGAGATGATGTCATCACAGTTAAAATCCTTTACTAAGCCAGCAAATTTCGTTGCATAGGCGCTAGTATCGAAATGGTCGATCAGGCTGATGCCACTCTGACCGGCAAGGAGAGCTTTCCAGGTAGACTCTACGGTATTGCCGACAGGAGACAACATGCCCAGTCCGGTCACAACTACACGACGCTTAGACACGTTTGTCCTCCAGGGAGGGAAAATAGATTCTTGTGGGACAAAAAAAAGATAAAACTCAGGCGGTCGAATGACCGCCTGGAGATGTTCACTTACGCCTGGTGGCCGTTGATGTAATCAATGGCAGCCTGAACGGTGGTGATTTTCTCAGCTTCTTCGTCCGGAATCTCAGTATCAAACTCTTCTTCCAGAGCCATTACCAGCTCAACGGTGTCAAGAGAATCAGCGCCCAGGTCTTCAACGAAGGAAGCATTGTTGGTAACTTCTTCCTGCTTAACGCCCAGCTGCTCGCCGATAATTTTCTTAACGCGTTCTTCGATAGTGCTCATACTCTTAAATTTCCTATCAAAACTCGCTTTCGCGATGGTTTTCGTAGTGTATAAAATGTTGAAAAATTTGCAACTAAATCCCGGCAGGTCTTACCACGATTTTGCGCTATTTTGAGGCCGTTTGCCCTAAGAACGCAAATCTTTTCGCACAAAACCGCACACAGAACCGTGCGAAGTGCGCGGTTCCTGAACGTTTTGCACAAATCTCGGTCAGACCATGTACATTCCGCCGTTGACGTGCAGGGTTTCACCAGTGATGTAACTTGCTTCGTCAGAGGCTAAAAATGCCACCGCGCTGGCGATTTCATTTGGGGTGCCAAGGCGCCCCGCAGGAACTGCCGCCAGCGTACCCGCACGCTGCTCATCGGTCAGCGCACGCGTCATGTCCGTTTCAATAAAGCCCGGAGCAACAACGTTTACAGTAATACCGCGTGACGCAACTTCACGCGCCAGTGATTTACTGAAGCCGATCAGACCCGCTTTCGCCGCAGCGTAGTTGGCCTGACCCGCATTTCCCATGGTACCAACCACAGAACCGATAGTGATAATACGTCCATGACGCTTTTTCATCATAGCGCGCATTACCGCTTTTGACAGACGGAAAACCGATGACAGGTTGGTTTCGATAATATCGTTCCACTCGTCATCTTTCATGCGCATTAACAGGTTGTCGCGAGTGATCCCGGCATTATTAACCAGGATATCCACTTCGCCAAACTCTGCGCGCACATTTTCCAGAACAGATTCAATAGATGCCGGGTCGGTCACATTCAACATCAGACCTTTACCGTTGGCGCCTAAATAGTCGCTGATCGCCTGCGCGCCGCTTTCGCTGGTCGCAGTACCGATAACTTTCGCGCCGCGGGCGACGAGCGTTTCAGCGATGGCGCGGCCAATACCGCGGCTTGCACCGGTAACCAGCGCGATTTTTCCTTCAAAACTCATGGTTTT is part of the Klebsiella quasipneumoniae subsp. quasipneumoniae genome and encodes:
- the fabF gene encoding beta-ketoacyl-ACP synthase II, with translation MSKRRVVVTGLGMLSPVGNTVESTWKALLAGQSGISLIDHFDTSAYATKFAGLVKDFNCDDIISRKEQRKMDAFIQYGIVAGVQAMQDSGLEVTEENATRIGAAIGSGIGGLGLIEENHSSLVNGGPRKISPFFVPSTIVNMVAGHLTIMFGLRGPSISIATACTSGVHNIGQAARIIAYGDADAMVAGGAEKASTPLGVGGFGAARALSTRNDNPQAASRPWDKDRDGFVLGDGAGMVVLEEYEHAKKRGAKIYAEIVGFGMSSDAYHMTSPPEDGAGAALAMVNAIRDAGIEPGQIGYVNAHGTSTPAGDKAEAQAVKSVFGDAASRVLVSSTKSMTGHLLGAAGAVESIYSILALRDQAVPPTINLDNPDEGCDLDFVPHEARQVSGMEYTLCNSFGFGGTNGSLIFKKV
- the tmk gene encoding dTMP kinase, yielding MRSNYIVIEGLEGAGKTTARQLVVETLQSAGIHDMVFTREPGGTILAEKLRSLVLDIQSTGDEVINDKAEVLMFYAARVQLVETVIKPALARGQWVIGDRHDLSTQAYQGGGRGIDRTMLATLRDAVLGDFRPNLTLYLDVTPEVGLRRARARGELDRIEQESMNFFNRTRARYLELAAADPSIRTVDATQPLDAVARDIRATIVQWMAEQPA
- the yceG gene encoding cell division protein YceG — its product is MKKMLRFILLLVVLLGIAAAAGMWKVRQLADSKLLIKEETIFTLEAGTGRLALGQDLYREKVINRPRVFQWLLRMEPELSHFKAGTYRFTPQMTVREMLQLLASGKEAQFPLRFVEGMRVSDYLRQLRDAPYVKHTLEDDSYATVAKALGLDHADWVEGWFWPDTWMYTANTSDIAILKRAHQKMVTEVAKVWEGRMDNLPYDDQNQLLTMASIIEKETAVAEERDRVASVFINRLRIGMRLQTDPTVIYGMGEGYNGKLTRKDLETPTAYNTYTISGLPPGPIAVPGEASLKAAAHPAKTPYLYFVADGKGGHTFTTNLVSHNRAVQDYLKVLKEKNAQ
- the acpP gene encoding acyl carrier protein, whose translation is MSTIEERVKKIIGEQLGVKQEEVTNNASFVEDLGADSLDTVELVMALEEEFDTEIPDEEAEKITTVQAAIDYINGHQA
- the pabC gene encoding aminodeoxychorismate lyase, which produces MFLINGVEQDTLAANDRAVQFGDGCFTTARIQHGQVALLDAHLQRLQTTCEKLRIPFDDWLTLSDEMQRLARPHAQGVLKVVLTRGVGGRGYSTAGCASPTRILSVSSLPAHYARWREEGITLTRSPVTLGRNPCLAGLKHLNRLEQVLIRSHLEQTDADEALVLDSDGWLTECCAANLFWRQGRDVFTPRLDYAGVNGIMRQRCIAQLAPSTFRVVEVTARPETLREADEVLICNALMPLVPVRRWEETVWSSRELYHFLAPLCELSG
- the fabG gene encoding 3-oxoacyl-ACP reductase FabG — encoded protein: MSFEGKIALVTGASRGIGRAIAETLVARGAKVIGTATSESGAQAISDYLGANGKGLMLNVTDPASIESVLENVRAEFGEVDILVNNAGITRDNLLMRMKDDEWNDIIETNLSSVFRLSKAVMRAMMKKRHGRIITIGSVVGTMGNAGQANYAAAKAGLIGFSKSLAREVASRGITVNVVAPGFIETDMTRALTDEQRAGTLAAVPAGRLGTPNEIASAVAFLASDEASYITGETLHVNGGMYMV